From one Lycium ferocissimum isolate CSIRO_LF1 chromosome 7, AGI_CSIRO_Lferr_CH_V1, whole genome shotgun sequence genomic stretch:
- the LOC132063503 gene encoding DNA-directed RNA polymerases II, IV and V subunit 8B-like: MDAFHFDEIIKIRKVDADGKKYDKVSRIEAESNDGETSILLDINSELYPMQRKELYRMVISTTLSMDGSAVTSYPYPPEGKSLADKFEYIVHGLVYKVSMDTSGPDKKVVVYVSFGGLQLMLKSDPVKAQKFKLDQKLFLLLRKMVK; encoded by the exons ATGGATGCGTTCCACTTTGACGAAATTATTAAGATTCGAAAGGTGGATGCTGATGGCAAAAAGTATGACAAAG TTTCTCGCATAGAAGCAGAAAGTAATGATGGTGAGACATCGATCCTGCTAGATATCAACTCAGAACTATACCCTATGCAGCGAAAAGAGTTGTATAGGATGGTTATATCAACGACGCTGAGTATGGATGGGTCAGCTGTTACTAGCTATCCCTATCCTCCTGAG GGAAAATCTCTTGCTGACAAATTTGAATACATCGTGCATGGGCTAGTATATAAGGTCTCAATGGATACATCAGGACCTGACAAAAAAGT AGTGGTTTATGTCTCCTTCGGAGGACTTCAGCTGATGCTTAAAAGTGATCCCGTCAAGGCTCAGAAGTTTAAGCTTGATCAGAAgctctttcttcttttgaggAAGATGGTGAAGTGA